GAATTATGGAAGATAAGCCTGGAATTCTAGAGATTGAggttattttcttaatattagtttcattttttttaattaaattttttcttaatattagtttcattattttgtttgatgtttCATTTTCCTCTGAGTCTCAATTTGATGTGGTTAAAACTGTTTTCAGCTTAACAATCATCCTGCTTTCTTTGACGAAAGTAATCCAATGCCGCGCAAGCACACCATGTGGAAGATTAGTTCAGACTTTACTGATAATCAAGCTCAAATTTACAGGTTTGTATTGGTTTctacttttgaaattttatagtTGACATTGCTTTTGGTTTCTACATTACAATATTTGTTTAGTTCATTTGTTATTTTGTCACATCTTTGAACACATATTTTGCTAGTTGTAAATGTGTTATTCTGTTTTAGGagtaataatgatttttttgccaattaatgaattatttttctagTTGTAAATGTCTTATTCTGTTCAAGACTTCAAGTTATAATGAATTTTGATGTTGGCATGCTATCCTCAGGTTGCACTATCTTGAATTTCCTCCAGGAACCCTTGACAAACACTATGAGAAGCTCCTGCAATGTGACCCCAATTTGTTAAAGTTGAGCCAAAGACCCTTCCCAAGTCTTAGTTCTCCTTACTTCCATACAGATTGCTACAATGGGCGTAAAGAATTTTCTTTGGATTTTTATAGACACGGGCAGTTACCTTTACCATTCTCGAGTATGCATTCGCCATTTAAATCTATTCAACAAATTCAGGCATATGAACAAGCCCACCAACAATACCTTCTTACAACGAATTCAACTTCACCAATATCAGGTATTGCGTTGTGCATATTCCAATTCCATACTATTCTAAGGCTtcaattttactctaacttggtttttcaaatcttttgtgATGATATAGTTATGGATTTCTCTCCACATTCAGATGGAGCCATTAGCAACCAAGGAGTTGATGATCCAAGGATGGCAATGTGGTATCAAAGGATGATTAATCCTGCAAACGTTCTAGGGAGAGATCAAATGCAAGGGCCATTTTCTATGGCTATACCAACCCAAGTAAATCCAGCCATATCTGGTCAAAACTATAATGTGTCAGCAGCTTGGCCTAATTCAGACACTCAAATCCTAGATGATATTCAAAGCCGATTGCCGAGTGacaataaatttcaatttggttATGACCCTTACTTAGAGGTGGAGTCATTGAACAACTTAGTACCTGACTTGCAAAAAGAAATGAACCCAACAAGCAACTTCGAAACCTGTTTGTTGGGTGAAGCTGAACACACAGGTATGAAAAATGTGCGGAATGTCACAAGGGTGAACTCCTTGGGTTCATTGATGGCGTTGCCAACAGAAGAGCAACCTGCAAGTAGCACTCTCTATCCACAGTCTGTTAACTGGCTACCTCAATCTCAAGATCCTAATGTGAATTTTATGATGCATCGACCTGGGAACAACACTTCAATGGATACAGTTTTTGATCCAGATCCTAAAGTTGATACAGATGATCCAACAATGGTAGATTTCACAACTACTAATAATTTTGATGGGGACAATCACTGGACATGATTCAAAAGCGAGTATTGATATGAGGGAAGGATGATAATAAAGCGTATGATTCAAAAGTGAGTAATAATATTAGGGAAGGATGATAATAAAAGCACATCATGGTCGAGCCCAATGCGATGGCAAgtcgaaaaaatacaagtcaCAGATTCAAGCTTAAGAATTAACCTGTtcaaagagaaaattgaaggtAAACACCATGTGTCTCACATCTTGTTTAACAATGCAAGGCAATTGGAGGATTCATTTTGAAGTCATCTTGTTTAGAATGTGTGCATTGGgtatgacttttattttttaggtttttgtcAGTAGGCAATTgtacccaacttttatttttttttagatttttgtaaATAGGCAATTGGAGGATTCAATTAAAAGTGATCGTAATTTGTGTACTAggtacgattttttttttttttagtgagttCTTGtagtattacaagcaaattcttcttccCTAGGTTCCCTCCGTCTCCCAAAAtacatattatttttaactttcacATAGACCAACTATTTTTGCTCTACCAATCATAGTCAGTCACACAGAGAATTGTGGCaaaagttttacattttttttttgatactagattttttgttttttcaatagAAAAATAGGTAGTCTTGAACTTTGGATTTCCATATTGTTGTGTGAAGCAGTTCTAGCTTCGAAGTATGTGCTTTGCAAATCCTTCTTATCATGTAAACTCACTATActttcatttcacttttttgagtTACGAATGTATTACTTTTAGCACGCATTATAAATAAAACCTACAACATCTCTATGCTTTTGCTTCCCTTTACAAGGGCTTCCTAGTGTACTAGTGTTTTTCATATCCGTTTCTAAGACAGGAGCAGAGTTTAGTGGATACTAAATATACAACCACCATCTAATATAAATGAGCAGCTGGGAAGCACGGATAAAGTAGTTGCCGTATCCAACATAAATTATGCCcaaaaacatgtaaaatatatccacacaaaaaatattaattaattaattgccGTGACCATAACATGTTGTATTCTAGTTTTTCAAGAAATGTTGTGTTGTTGTGTCCCGTTTTGTGTCTCCGTGACGTGTCCAATACGGACATGCTGCCCAAAATGCTGTGTCCGTGCCTCTCAAAAGAAAGTCAGTTGATCATTcattcatctcttgtactttcACTAGGGCTGTCTAGTTTGGTTTGCAATTGACAACTAGATCTGATTGTATACAATGTCATTGTATTAGGGAATAGATTTTGAGTTGGTTGAAGGACATAAGAACCAAGTATATTAGCAGACTCTTTCAATCTCTTTTGCCAAGCCTTTTTTTGTGCCAAATATTCAGTTTTtgcaaccaaaaagaaaatgttattgAAAAGCCTGCCTGAAGTTATTTGGTTATGTATCCCCTTTTGGAACTTGACTTTGAGTAAAGCTCTAGCCATACTGCTAAAGAAGCATAAGCATAGTCTTGGTGTGCTCACAAGAAATAATATGGCTTCTAAGCTATTTATTGGAAGGATAATTGGACTCTAGCAGCCCTGCAGAGTGATTTTAGGACTCTTGGCAGTATGTTTGAGGTCTTTTGCATCAAGAGAATTGGCAGCCACGTCCTAACAGAGGCACATGCCCATGCTTAGCATGCATCAAAATCATTCATGCCAGTTCCCTGGTCTTGACCACTCTTtgagttcttttttttgtattctGGCTAGTTCTCCTTTTGAGAGTTGTATATAAGTTGGTCTAAGTCGATTTTCTTTTGGGGTGTactttttttcaagtttttttttttcaatatatatatatatatatatatatataaatataaaatataatataatataatataatataaaacaaaataagatcATGTGACTTCAGAGTACCATCAAAAACCTATCAGGAAATTAACAATGCAATTTTGTGCTGGATGTTTTAGTGTATTGGTGCAGTGAAGATTGATGGTAGGGTGTCTGGCGATTAGGGAAGCTCTATTGAAAGCGATTCACCTAAACATCAACTCACATGATGGTTGCAAGGAGATAGAAAGAATGATCAAAGGCAACAAATCAAATGGAAAACAGAGTCCTTAGTTGAAGACATTCCAAGTAAGCTGTGCGGCAAGAATCCCAACAATTTGCCAATCTTGCCTCAAATAGTTTCACGAACATATTTGGGTCTGAAATGACTATGTTGCTGGTTAGAACTTTATGTTATTATCTTCACATaaacttttcctttttgttgtaTCCAAAAATAGTTGTGTCCAAAAAACAAAGtccttgaagaaaaaaaacgtGATACCCTCTATTCCAAACAATGACAGACCTACCACCCTTAACTGTAAAGCATGCCCTGTTACAAAGAATGTTCCAACTTACCAGATTACTGTCAAACAAACGAATTGGGAACAGGTTCCATGAATATGGGAAAGAACATACCTCTGCCTCATATAAGAACCTGTATCCAGACTTGATTTTATTCTGAAATACTTTCCAACCACACAAGGAGATTCTTGCATGATTGAAATTGGATAATGTGAAACCTGGTCTACTTTGAATCAGAAACCTCCATACAATGGCCATACACTGCTGCAGCTTTCTGTACAATAAGTTTAGGctctcatatatatagatagatagatagatagatagatagatataatCCGTTTCAATCTACCAAGAAAAAACATATCATTACATATTATTTCATGCAGCAACTTTGCACCCCAGAGGACAGCAGTGGAAATCATAAATGAGATTTCATTGTGATAGTGAAAATGAATCACTAAATGAGATCTGATATGACCAAGTGCAAGTATGCTGTTTACAAAATAAGTCCATCTAAATTCTGCACTAACTAATTCAAGCAACAGATACAACCATCCCTCATAGAAATATTCACGATACTTTGCTATGGTATAAACTGCATGAATCAAGTTAACATCATACAGCACAACGGTTGTGCAAACATAGTTTCAGACATCAGTTGCCAagttcacttctttttttttataagtaaatgaTTTTATTCCAAATAAGTACCTCATTAATAATACGAAACACTAGATAGCCTAAAGAATTGCAACCAAAGAATTAGATAGcctaataatgttaattttattcCATTAAAATGAATTGAGAAACTGatgacaaatcaaaatctaGACTAAATAACCAGATTTGCACCACCCACATCTGTTATAAATAGCTCGTTTGACAAAGTTACTCTTGTTGAGAAGTAATGATATGGGAACTGGCATAGTGGCATTTTTTGTAACTTTCAAGTGGGGGAGGTGATGTTTGAACCCAGGTTCTCCTCTTGAGAAAAACAGTAACGGCATTGAGccacaaggctcttggcatGACATAGTGACTCGTGTCTTCAAACTTGGTTGGGTGATTTACTAGAATCTTCTAGTATGGCTGGAGGATCACCAGATATACTTGCAGCTTCACATGCTCCTCCTGCATTCAATTCACTAAAACTCCTTTTCTTTAATGAAGAGGGAGAattctccttttctttgttttcattagcccattcttttccttttcttttttctttttcattctcaaTTTCTTTATTAGTATGAGTCACACCGTCTGGCAGGGGAAACAATGGAGGTTCCCAGCCACTCAATCGAGAAAATACCTTTTCAACCATCTCACTAATTTCCTTCCCCAGACCATTACTGTCCAAAATTAGCTCCCAAACTGATTTAGAAGCTTTCTCCAGCACTGGAGCTCTGTATGAAATCGATACAAAATTATAAGTTACAGAAGCTTCAGTAGTCACAAGTGCCATAAAAATTAGTATTGTCACACATTGGAAACCCCTTCTAAACCATGACATTGTAACAAACCACATGCTGGCAATGTGAGATGTTCTTACATATCCACTTAGAGATCCCAGGTTCAGAGTAAAAAAAGTGGCAATGGACAAAGAAAGCTCTATCCTCATGTGCATTACTAAAATTTGACAGAGAGTTGATTTAAGCTTTGAACCACCTAAGGTATGTACATATAGGGTATCTACCCACATGGATTCAGCCCACATACAGGGTATCTGCCCAAAATTGCTAAACCCACTTTCAAGtttcattcattattttcatatatccATCCACATCAATCATCAAAATTGGTTACACTGGATTGgtcatattattaatttttgacaAAGTTAAGGAAATTTCATGGTACTGTAAACTCAGTCATTATTTAACATTTGATACTGCTAAGATAACTTTAAGATAATGACAATTTTCCAACAGATGACTAAAGCCTTTTTACAACCACATAAAAGCTATGAGTTTTCCAAAAAGTAAGTGAATGCCTTTAGTGCGCACGTGGGAGGCTATTTCTACCTCAAAAGACAAAtgaaaaaaggacaaaaaacactaaaacttACTCAAGTTCCTGCCTTAGCGCATCAAACAACTCTCTTTTGGTTTGTTTCTCTGCCCCAGGGGTGTTAAGAACTTTACTCTGTTCAGCCATTTTAATAGTAGTATTCTTAAGCTCTTCCTGCAAAAACAAAGAGCATGGacatacaaaaatttcacattaaaatcaaaataaaccAGTACTTCCTTAAGCATTGATATCTTTGACAACTATTGATTTTAACTTTTTCCACTACTTCCATTCCTCCCTTTCTAATTACAGAATTAAGCAAAGGAGAGAATACTTGTGCTAGAACTTGCTTATGAAATCCAAGAATTTCACTCACATAGGCGGCATCAAACTCATCAAGTCACAACACGTCCCTAAGACTAAAAGAATTGTATAAACATGGACAACTAGTTGGCCTAATGAAATTCAACGGGAGCTAGCACCATgaacctaaaatttaaaaaaattcaccaaTAAATTTCTAAACTTGATTCTTCTAAACATCTGGATAAGCAACCCACTTTAGTCTACCAGTACTGTTGACAATTCACAAGAATTTAGTACATCCCCACAAATTCTTACTGCAGAGTGCAGACCACACAAATTGCAATGTGGTTCAAGAATTAGAATTGGTGATACCAACACTAGGACTTATACTAAGAACTAGCTGGTATCAACAAAATTtacataaatacatacataaGCTGTATATATAAAACCTCACTAATAAAAAAGACGCACGCACACTTATAAACAAGGGAACTTTTTGATACAAACAACGAAGTCTCTGCACTAAATATTGGGAGGGTTCTATTATCAAAACTCATATGTAACAGACAGCTCCATCATGTGCATGTGTGCTTATATACATGGACCTTTGATATCATTAAGTGTTATGTATATCAAATTAGTACTCAAATCAATCACAAAACCCATCAAACTCAACGCCTTCATTGCCCCAGTACCtctcaaattacaaattataaaaaataatttttttttaaaaaacccaaaatttaaatcacccgaaaaacttgaaaaaataaaaaataaagaatacccAGAAGAGAAATGTGAATgaagagacttttttttttcaatttacatTGGCTTTGAGCTGGTTGATGATCTTCAATCTGAGCGCGTCTATTGTACCATCATTCATTAGCGATTCCAACACATCCTCTGGAGTTATCACTGATGAACATGAGTCCATTTCCCCTCTTtcctgggaaaaaaaaaaaaaaaacgatctttttgtttttaaaacttgacatTCAATGAAAAATCTAAAAGGGTGTTAAAATTTATAGAGAAAGTAAAAAGAGAACTGAGAAATTCTCGTACCTATTTCTGTGTTTATGTTTCGGCAGGGGTGTGTATGTTTTGGGGTTGTTAGTGTTTCTCTTTCGTGATTTTGTGTCTAGCGAAACAGAGGTAGTGTTTGTGTTTATAAGAGAAAAGTTGATAATGATCAGCTCCTGTTagatattttctaaataaaattatatggcaaaaattatatatttacaatCACTAATATAGTTATATAGcgtgttgaaaaaaaaaagacatcttCGTATATATTTGAAGTCAAACTTttttgtactaattttttttgagtaaataataatatttacataaaaaaatattaatattagtattttaaactatatttttaatatattatataacaaaaattctagatacataacaaattttaaaatttgttttcactttaTGAGATGATAAGTTATGATTAATGTATGATAAAAACAGTGATTGGTTTAATGTGAAACTGACCAAAGTCTACAAATGAGatgtgaaaaagaaatataaattttgttatctGTCTATACTCTAGCATTATATTGTTACAACAAACTTGAATTATTTACATCCTATAACATGTATGCCTTACATTTCCTCTCTGTATGTTAAGAGAATAGAAATCTTTGTATATAGTCTAAAATATCCTTATAATatctctaacattttttttactatccTTTATAGTGTCACATTTATTGTTTGGAGTTCAAATCTCATCATCCTCTCCTACTTCTATTTCtctatcaaagaaaaaaaaaagggagggagAGTGAGGATATCCGTGTAAATTAATCAATTCGTATGTATTGAATTATTTGGTGTTCATTTTCCTTAACTCTCAAAAATACTCATATAGCCTTACCTATTTTATTGAGGATTCATGGAAGGGAATATAcataatttccttttctttttcttttttaaattcaagaaaTTCAAGCCACTCTTCATTGAACAAGTTCAAACCTTCCCATTTTTTCACTTACCAACACTTAGGGGTGGTATTGTTTAACACGTCATTAATACAATACCATTTTTTGCGGGTTAATGTTTAGTATAATTGGGTTCTTGTCAAAGCGGGTTGACATATTTTAACACGATTAATAAATGAGTCGAATCCATATTGACTTGCTTAACTTGCAATCAaccttaaattatttaatttatataaataaataaatttctaacATACATTTgaagtataaatataattgattaATCAAAAGAATTTTAATGGTTGTATTGATAAATTTAGCATTGAAACTCTAAAGTTCCTAACccttttacccaaaacaaataaataaactctctttttgctttatttttcttagattaTGTATTAAACAAGTTAAATAGGTAGTGTTGTGTCAACCCGCTTAATAAATAGATTATGTTAGGTCACAAGTTTTAAGTCTTTTGACATGGTTATTAAATGAGCTAAGTTGGGGTTGAGCTATGTATTTGAATACCCATACCTCAACAAGACGTGAACAAGACCCGCTAACATGAATTGTAACCCCTACTGGTAGTTGCTACTTTGTACATGTCTCTTActccaaattattattttttaaacgtGGAAGGATACATGtttcaataattcaataaaagttttctttttaaatattgcaaaatattttcaattagggcttcattttttgaagtaaaatattttttgaaaaatattttcattattttctattatttgtttGGTTATAAGACCTTGGTCAATCTTGACAATTTTTTCCGTTAATCATAAAACTTTCTGTTAAacttgtaaaatgttttataaaaaaaattcaataaaacatTTGCCAAATTGATAATCACATTAAACCGTTCTTTCACGCAAGAATGATGCTGGTAGTACTAGTAGATGGGATCGTTTGTGCAGTGGCACGAGACAAGTGGTGATTATCAGTGGTGGCAAGCTATGAGGCAGTGTTGGGAGGTGAAACTTAAGATCATCAAGGTTGGAAtgagtttggactttggaggaAACGCTCATTCAAAGTCAGTACGATGGAGTTCTGGAATTTGTGATTGGCAAAAATCAGTGGAAATTTCATGGTTTTGTGTGTGGATTCAACATCATTCATTAGAGATTCCAACCCATCCTCTTGTGTTACTACTGATGAGCATCACTCCAGATCTCGCTCTCTTTTCAAACTGTTTCCTActtgcaaaagaagaaaaatattctttttgtttttaaagctttattttcaatgaaaaaactaataaaacaaaataaaataaatttgtaga
This genomic stretch from Quercus lobata isolate SW786 chromosome 3, ValleyOak3.0 Primary Assembly, whole genome shotgun sequence harbors:
- the LOC115979139 gene encoding uncharacterized protein LOC115979139 encodes the protein MVHGHDGHIPTLIERRGGSERPLVLSVNSRKETSYWIQISEIAKKRLKEAKTTVENIEKLYLNQTLMSLPWLGLKLSESSLDFIYNIVNDTAAQASAAKEAKFKASAAAEAKFISDSEKLKASNFGASLLRIGSWMVQPPREGALVVKIYFAKRKLVWEILENALKKKIEIQWSDIIGIRARIMEDKPGILEIELNNHPAFFDESNPMPRKHTMWKISSDFTDNQAQIYRLHYLEFPPGTLDKHYEKLLQCDPNLLKLSQRPFPSLSSPYFHTDCYNGRKEFSLDFYRHGQLPLPFSSMHSPFKSIQQIQAYEQAHQQYLLTTNSTSPISVMDFSPHSDGAISNQGVDDPRMAMWYQRMINPANVLGRDQMQGPFSMAIPTQVNPAISGQNYNVSAAWPNSDTQILDDIQSRLPSDNKFQFGYDPYLEVESLNNLVPDLQKEMNPTSNFETCLLGEAEHTGMKNVRNVTRVNSLGSLMALPTEEQPASSTLYPQSVNWLPQSQDPNVNFMMHRPGNNTSMDTVFDPDPKVDTDDPTMVDFTTTNNFDGDNHWT
- the LOC115979140 gene encoding uncharacterized protein LOC115979140 translates to MDSCSSVITPEDVLESLMNDGTIDALRLKIINQLKANEELKNTTIKMAEQSKVLNTPGAEKQTKRELFDALRQELEAPVLEKASKSVWELILDSNGLGKEISEMVEKVFSRLSGWEPPLFPLPDGVTHTNKEIENEKEKRKGKEWANENKEKENSPSSLKKRSFSELNAGGACEAASISGDPPAILEDSSKSPNQV